From Lonchura striata isolate bLonStr1 chromosome 3, bLonStr1.mat, whole genome shotgun sequence, one genomic window encodes:
- the PTP4A1 gene encoding protein tyrosine phosphatase type IVA 1, translating into MARMNRPAPVEITYKNMRFLITHNPTNATLNKFIEELKKYGVTTVVRVCEATYDTAPVEKEGIQVLDWPFDDGAPPSNQIVDDWLNLLKVKFREEPGCCIAVHCVAGLGRAPVLVALALIECGMKYEDAVQFIRQKRRGAFNSKQLLYLEKYRPKMRLRFKDSNGHRNNCCIQ; encoded by the exons ATGGCCCGAATGAACCGCCCAGCTCCTGTGGAAATCACCTACAAGAACATGAGATTCCTGATCACACATAATCCAACCAATGCAACCTTAAACAAATTTATAGAG GAACTTAAGAAATACGGTGTTACTACAGTGGTGAGAGTGTGTGAAGCTACTTATGACACTGCTCCGGTGGAAAAAGAAGGCATTCAGGTTTTG GACTGGCCCTTTGATGACGGTGCTCCACCATCCAACCAGATTGTTGATGATTGGCTAAACCTCCTTAAAGTTAAATTTCGTGAAGAGCCTGGTTGTTGTATTGCTGTACACTGTGTTGCTGGTCTTGGAAG AGCTCCAGTCTTAGTTGCTCTTGCACTGATAGAATGTGGAATGAAATATGAAGATGCAGTGCAGTTCATAAGACA GAAGCGGCGTGGAGCTTTCAACAGCAAGCAACTTCTATACTTGGAGAAATACCGCCCCAAGATGCGTCTGCGCTTTAAAGACTCCAATGGTCACCGAAATAATTGTTGTATTCAGTAA
- the LOC144246073 gene encoding uncharacterized protein LOC144246073 has product MIRLQSSMSNHIPQFCGVLGHTFMEFLKGSGDYCQAQHDLYADK; this is encoded by the exons ATGATCAGGCTACAGTCTTCAATGAGTAACCATATTCCT CAGTTCTGTGGTGTTCTTGGTCACACATTTATGGAGTTTCTGAAGGGCAGTGGAGACTACTGCCAGGCACAGCACGACCTCTATGCAGACAAGTGA